The region CGTCTGATTTATGCCTCGAATATCTCTTGTGACCTCAAtctctggcagcagcagcagcaacaacaacgatagTAGTtacagtaccaccaccactactactactaaccACAAACACTTGCGAGGAACAGGCAGAGCATCAGGCACTGGGTTTTCGGTCTAAACGGCCTTGCTCGCTGGAGGACGCGCGCAGTGGCCCCAGTACCCTCCCCAGCAGCAAGGAACAATCCTGCCAATCGTGCAGCTTCTCGCGTAAAAATCACTCACGCCTCACGTACCGTCTCCCGTACACTTGTACTCCAACAGCCCGTCACCAAGCGAACGAGTGAACGAAATCCGTTAATCCGTCGATCCGGCCCGAAAACGCGAACTGACGAACGGTGGCCGCGCGGAACCGCTTCGACACATGCTGCGATGTCTACGACGATCAGCTCTCTACTGGTCTATCTCGGCGATTATTTTAAACGCACTCCGGTGGTGActccggcgtcgtcgtcagcgaAGCTCCCTCCTCAGCCACCCAATGTGGGCTCCCACAGCccgcggggtggtggtggtggcggtggatcggTGTTTGGCGGCTTCAACCGTGCCCGAACACGGCCTCatctcgcttgcttgcttgcttgcatgcTGAAAAGCGGGTGACGGTGGGCTTTCAAGGGGTGGtgcgagggagggaggaaagggggtaAAGGTAGAGGACTGAGGCTGAGACcaggtggtggagcagcagcagcagcagcagcagcagcaggtgaacaCCACGAGCCCAAGAAGccaaccaaacaagtggtggtggcgacggcgagAAGCAGGAAGAAAATCTcaatgattatgatgatggcgatcatGATTATGATCAtgatggtgcggatgatgatgatgatggtgatggctgcGATGATGCGACTGGTGGTGAGGACGAAAAGCAACGATGTCGCGCGcgatcgagctcgagcgcGTTCGTTGTCATCTGCATGTGTGCGTTCCGCTGGTTCGCGCGCGCGGCTAGGAGGAACTCGATACTCGATCGCACGGGTTGGatggaggggggcggggggaagggTGAAGAGTCCACTCTATAGtagcgacggtgacggtgacggtctACAAGTTTCGAATCAACCACCCCACCAGGCAGCAGCGTATGTAGATGAAGCGGCAAACCTGCGCAACAAGTCGCCGATCTGGTGTGATGGCTTCGGCAGGAcccgggtgggtggtgggtgggcagCAGTGGGCAGCAAGATGCTGACTGCTGGGGTGCCATACTATTGCCATACTGTGACACTACTACATGCCCGGCTGAATCCAATCCAAGCCCGAATGAATATTTCACTTTTTGCGACTCACCGACTCGCCTCTAGCCAAGAAGACGACCGAATCCAAGTCCAGCCCAAGGCTGTCGAATTAGAGGGCTTGAAATTAGGGGGCCTTAAGGTGCTCAGCGTGATGGTATGTTCTTGCTACATAACATGCACTATCGAGACACACCTGGGGTTACTTATCTGTCACTGTGGAGCCAACAGTACTGGCCAGCCTTCGAGGAGCCCCTTCCATGGGAACTTGAAAACCGGACCCAGCGCAGGAGAGgaaaccagtgccagtgggtTTCGGTCAGCTGCTTCAACCTCAACTCGCAGCCATCGTAGCCTGGTTACATGATACTTCATTTTACACATTTGCATCCCGAACGAGGGCCACTAGCTACAAGGGAatcagatggtggtggtcagtcaGTCGTGAGCGGAATCGTAGATCTACTGAATGCACCCAGGATATTTCATCTCGAAGCCACGTTGAACAGTGTGACTCAATCGATTGGGAGGAAGATTTATCATTATGTTTGTGGCGAGGAAGTTACGCCTTGGATTGAGGTCCGAGACGAGTCTTTGGGAGTTGACTTTACGGATCGCGCTTTATTGTCATGTGACTCACGGCTATCCTGGGCAAACACGTccatcgatgacgatcgtcggcgacagagagaaacaacaagcagggagagagagagagagagagagagagaaaaaaagagagagagaaggagcgcgAGAGGACGGCTGGGGACAACATTACTACAACACAATCCGCGCTACTAATCAGAACGTGTTTCGTCGTTCGGCCAACGTCAGACGAACAGCCGGCCAACTCTGGCCCGGTGCCGGTTCAACCGGTGGAGCGAGGAACGTGctggatcgtcgtcgttgcgggGTTTCGCGAGCCGGTGGAGCGGAAGGGCTGAGCCTGCAACCGGTCTAACCGGTGGCCTTCACAGTTTTTCGAGTCAACATACATAGTTTTTTGCTGCGTCGCGATCGGGTGCCTGCTCGCGAGCGCACGCCCGAGCCATAGCCAGCGCCAAGCCCAAGCGCCCCCAGGTGCCATTTCCGCCGAACGCTTCGCGCGTTTGCCGCGGAATGTGAAAGAGAAGCTTCCAGtaccacaaaacaaacgggaTGCCTGATCCGAGTGGCTGTCcgagtggccatcgtcgttgcaAACAGCGCAAAACAATCGGCTCGCAGCGAGTGTATGATGTACGGGACGGGAAGTCCCGGACCCCGGGGGCAGAACCAACAACGGGGGGGACAGAAACGTCACATTCTTCGCTTCGTCCAATGtcccttcgcttccttcgcttcctccaCCAACAAATCAATCCCCATTCGCTTCTGCTCAACACCTGGTGGTTGGAGCTACTTCTTGGCGACCACACGTCGGTTCCAAGGGTTGTAAAGCACacgctgactggttggctggctggctgttgcgTTCCCCTGTTCGCCTCCGTTTGGAGGTGGTCATCAATGGTTAATGTGGCTTTCATCATAAACATTTATATCCCTCCACTGGTACATTCAAGTTCTCCACAGGGTCTCCCGTGAGGGTTCAACCGGGCTCAACTGGATAGTATATTTCTCAATCGTTCCTGAACGAGTGTGgtttgtgggtgggtgggttttgaGAAGATCATAATCAATAAAAATCGTCCACAAACCTTCACGACCGCAGCTTTAGAAGCAGTCCAATAATACTGAtcaaatgtttatgtttatgaatCGTTCTGAGTGATTAGAGTGCTAGGAGACGCGTTGACACATGAATTACTTAGTCAGAAGACAcctaaatgttgataaaactACCATCTATATAACTAATTGTGGAATGTTGTCCCGAACATTGCCTTTAATGCACGTTTCACACAATTAGCAACTATCCGGCCGATTAAGGCATTTGCAGATGGACTTAGTATACCGGTCTTGTAGGGAAGCAGCCATGCATTTCAGGAATACTCATGTCCCCGcagatccccccccccccccccgccagaGAGTGGCACCATTAGCACCATTAGGTAAGCGACAGAGCGAGAGGCGATAAATGGGCACCGGAATCACccacgaaagcgaaaaaaaagaagaagaaacatgaAGCTGAAACGCTACTCCAACAACCCTGGAAAGCTGGCATCTTGGAACCAAGCAGGGAAACGCAGCTGTGAAGAGCCCCTCagatcgctcgatcgtcgatctctGCGTCGATACACCGTGGAAGAGggtggagagggagggagcccGTGTCGGCCGGCAGCATCGCCATGGATCCCGGCTCGGTTGCGATAAAGATGATTAAAGATGTGTAGGGGACACctgtattttgttgttttatgatCATTTTCATGGCCTTTTATTGATGCCGGAATATAGCTGTTAATTAGTGGGAGAgaaatttcaaaaacaaacttgTTTGAAGAACCATCACCGAGCATTGAGGCGCTGAGGGGGGGTCTGGAGGTAGCGAATGAGCACGCATGAGCACAGCCGAGCCCTCCCGAACAAcccctcatcatcagcatcatcatcatcagcgtcatcgtgCGAGCATTCTTCCGTAGGGAGATCCCCGGGCCCAGTTTCCCAGGCCACGGGCCGACACCCCGGTCCACGGTGGTGAGAATAGCGGGCAGGgacagcggcggcagcggcgattGTAGAACAGGAAATTGCTGGGTATAGTGTGGCCGCGCATCCGGCAAACCGCCGGCGAGTCAACGATTTTCTAATTCCCTGTTTTACACCCCCGACTGGAAAGGTCGGGGTTTGGGGCGGCAATCGAAGAATTTGACTTTTAATGAACATTAATGAGCCGGTTGTCGGTGGCTTTGGAGGGCTAGCTAGTTTGTGTGGATGCAGATCTGCAGTGGAGAGGCATCTGCAGAAGAGAAAGATGGAATCAATTCTTTTCCGGCAACCGTTCTAGACCAAGAGCtatcttttgcttctgctgcaaagTAGACAACCAGCTACCCGGCTGACCTTTGATTTACCTTCAAATTGTCAAGAAAGTGTTAGTATTGAAGAACTACTACGCCGAATTCGTATAATATTCTTGGAATTTTCAGCAAAATGTCAAAGAATCAGCATACAACCTCTTCTACGATTTATCGCGCTGTTTACGTCAATGGCCTTTTGCGTCAATTTAAAAGATCTGCTGAATCGATCTGTTCGAAAACAACATCGCATTCACCAGCATATGCTGCAAGCAGTTCCAGCCAACAATCGGTGGTCAGCTGGTCGGATCGATGGCGCTATAACCTTGAAACGGCACCGAACAGGCAGAAGCAAAGGCCAAGAACCACGTGCTGAACGTGGTACCACCGTACAACCGGCTACGCTCTAGacatccaccaccagacacAATGTCGTCGTCAAAGCCACGCACCAAGCGACCAAGTCCGTTGGATCGCTGGCGGTGACCTGGACCATCGCAGCGCCAGTGATGAAGAGGAATGCCTGCCGGCAATTAGCCGCAATGAGTAACGATCGCTGATAATGTGTGTCCCGCGGAGGTCTCCAGAACTCCTCACCGAACCACAATTTATGCTAGAGCTTTCTAGTCtagccacgccacggaatggTCCCGTTCCCTGCGGGGGGCCTGCACAACGAATGGCACGGATCCGTTTCCTTCCGAGCGCAagattattcaatttatttagTTTGATGAGTTTGCTTCAATTAGACCACGCGGCatggcacggaacggaacgcaggCCAGGCCCGGGCCAACTCCGACGACAGCGATATATGCGCGCGATACGAAAGCAATTACACGATTAGGAGGAGAGGAAGAACCGAACCACACGGAAAGGCTGACGATCTTCCGAGGGTTGGAGCACATCGGtccgcccgctcgcccgctctGGAGGATGTAAATCACGCAGCATGGAAGCAAAATCTGAACCCACCATCAGCTCCTTCTCTCGGGCCGTCACGTGGCATATCTTGGGGAGGTCTCACAAGGCGGTCGACCCCCCACTGGCGGTCGCTTTTTCGTGGCCAATTAAATGCGACCGGAAATGGATGGCGAGGGAGAGGAGGACGCGCAGCGGAGTGTTGGTAGCTGGCGGACATCGTGCGCGCCACCTGCAACAGAGCCGCGAGAAAGAGTAGGCCGCGAGTGCGACGCGCAcgcaccgatgctgctgctgctgccatccaGTCTGTATTCGCCGAGTCGCCATGGAGACGGTCGCGATATGGTCAGCGGTTTATGCGGTGCGGTTTGCCGACGTGGCTCCATCCAGTCTCCACAGactccacgtcgtcgtcgtcgtcgtcgttggcgttggaATCGCCTTCGCCGGCACTCATTTTTAGGCCGGCACTCCCCAAATTGCACTTTCTCGTCAACGTCGAGCGTGTGTTCATCTAGCTTCTGGCCTGGAGGTGGTTCGGTGTCGATAAGCAGGTTGAAAGGTGGCTAAAAATAGCCATGAATCATCAGCCAGCAAGCGAGTCCTCGGGCCACGGGATGATGCCACCTTTTCTGCGCTCGAAAGCGCACCTGGTTCACCACCGGTTGTGCAAGACAGTCGATCGTGGCTGccacgacgatcacgacgaccacATCGCCGATCGCCGCTTGTTGGCACCAACACTAGCGAGGACACTGGAGAAAAATTGATAAGCAAACGATCGCACCGGCGcgagatggaaaaatggaaaccacgGTGGGTTGCATTACTGCGCTCCGTGCGCTCCCTGCACTCCGataccaccctcccccccaaaaaaggaggcCATATTTCATCGGCTTTAACGTCGATTTACTTTCATGCCGTCCTGCGGTCTGTCTGTGGGACTCTTGTTGGGGTTTTGGGGCTCCATTAGCAACTACAGGGTGGCGTTGTGTAACGGGTTGCGTCCGGGTGCGTGTCTTTATCCGTAAAATTACGGATCGTCGTGTGCATCGTGGTACCTAAACCCCCGCCCCGTGTGTTCGTTGGTCTCGCACCGGAGCAATCATCGGCTTAACCTCGAAAACAACCTTCTGTGGCCGACGATGTGATGTGTCCGCCAGCCTCACTGACGACAGCTTCAGTGGccaaacccgggggggggggggggggaaagaaaacgggaaacaaaTGGGTGGTGttgtcccaaaaaaaaaaaaaaattcggCCGCTGGCGGTGTCCTCTTCCGATGAGCGGCTGGTTCGCCACCTTCTCGATGTCGACGCTCGACGGGAAGCGAGCCAGTTTGGCGGTGATAAGTCAGCCGCTTCGGGGCAcagtcgcgcgcgcgataTCGGCGCGGTTTCGCGGAGGAATTCGATCTCGCACTCTggcctcttccttcttcttcttcttcttcttcttcttcgtcacctCCTCCTTGTCGTTCACTTTCGTGTGCCAACCGGCAGAACTGGTCAGACCTCTTTAACAGATGTACAACTTTTATGAGAATTATTAtatttttgcataattttaagATTAAAGCagtaaaaatatgtaaattggTCTTTGGCTCGATCGTCAATCCGCGGCAGATGgtttttcgtcgtcgtggtacCTGGTACCCGCTGCTACCCCTTCCCTGGTATTCCCTTTTCCgatcttccgttccgttccatcccGTCGCTCAACGCCGCAGAGAGCGGAGAGTGCTCCACGTGCCATACTGCGCCATGGTATGGCTGGTGTGGTGTCTAACCTGTTCCTCCGTCGTATCCTCGCAACGACGCAGAACTGAGAACCTCGTACCCCATGCTGCGTTTcgcgggctggtggtggtttcattCTATCAACGAACACAGCGGCGGAAAACAGAATGGGCACGGTAACGTCTCGGTGGGGGGAAAATAGTTCACGGACCGATCGGGATGATCGGGTGGGCCAGATATTGTCATAAATTTCGCTTCGGTTAGCCTTCTTCCGGTGTGCCTTTTCAGCGCGCTTCTCTTCTCGTCTTTCATCTTTTGGTTGGGGGAAAACGGGGAGATATTTAGATTCAGTGGAAGGAAGATGACTCATTCTGGTATCAGAAGACGTAAAGATGAAATCTATTTGAATAGCTCGATTTGGCTCGAGCGCAGCGGAGCTATCGCATTTATTAAAGGATGCTTCCGAGTCTTGTCGTCATCGAATCGATGTAAGAATGTGTCATTAATTGTTCGAAAAACGCGTATCTAAAATTAACAATAACTGATCAATATTACttactttctcttttctctaaTTTGTTGAAGAAAGGCGTATAGCGTTGgatttattaaatgaaataaaagtgTGCATCATTAATGGCAATGATAAAATTTCCATATCATCCTTTAACAATATTTATTATGTTTCTGTTTACCCATATAAGGACCCAAATAAGGTACTTAATTTTAATTCTGTTAAGAAGCATTTTAAACCTCTGATTGCGTCCGCAAGATGTGTGCCTTTCCCACTCGAATACCAACCACTACTTTGTATGATTTGACTCAAAAAGCAGCAAATGAACATCCATCACGTTCGTGCCAGTATGTCCCGTTTTCACAAAGTACTTGCCATCGGCCAACGATTCATAAAAACGGTAAGAATCATTCCGCTCGACGTATTGCATACCATCGATCACTCCCTTCTGCTGCAACAGTTCACGTTCTCGAACGACACAAGCACCACCGATTGCCCCGGCGGCATCAGTTGGGCCATCGATACCGTCCGTACCGGCGGACAGGAAGTAAACACGCTCCGGGACACCGCTCGACAGCGCCCGTACGCCGTACGAGAACCGCAGAGCAAGTTCCTGATTTCTACCACCCTTCCCACTCCCCTTGACCTGCACCGTGGGCTCTCCAGCTCCGACAATCAACAGCGGTTCGCGTTTACTCCGAATGACCGCTGCCACAAACTCTTCCGGTTGCAGATCTGGATACGCGAGTCCTTGAAGCAAGGCGTACACCCGGCCTTTGAACTCCTGTTCGCTTATGAGAGCGGTTTTGAGGTGGGAAATATGTTCTGTCAGCGCAACATACATGCCGCTAACCAGCTCTACATTACCTTCGATCATTTTCGATAAAACCACACACCGGAGACCTTGCGCCGTGGCTCGTTTTTCAATGCAATCTATCGCCACGGTGTTGCTGCCGAGCAGAAAAGGGTGGCCATCGGGACCGGGACGCGCGGTACCGCGATCAGTGACGCCTGGTTCGTTGAAAACTCCAACCACGGATGCTGGCAAACGGTTCCATAAGTTGTATTTCATTAGCACTTCGCGCGCATTCCACCGTGGATTGCTCTCGCACTCgccactggtggtgatggtcggtCCGCTGGCTATCAGCGCAATGGGGTCACCAACAATGTCCGATATGATGTACGAGTAGAGCCGGAATGCACCGCTCGCCGCTCGCGCCAGTTGACCACCTTTCACATCGGAGAGGATGATTCTTACGCAATTCAGCTTGGTGATTGTTGCGCCCTCACTTGCCAGCGTCCTGATAATGTGCAGCTTCTCCGCCAACGTTATCGGTGGCCTGGGAAGACACAGGAGAGCCGAACCACCGCCAGATATCAGCACGCACAGCACATCGTTCTCGGTCATAGCTTGAGCGATGGATCGTATCTTTGTCGCGGCCAACACAGCCCCCTCGTCCGGTAGATTGTTCCGGGCACATTCGATTACCTCAAGCACACTGTTCGGGGAGAGATGGAAATCTGGATCACCGGCGCCGAAACGTTCACTGGTGCCGATCGGTATGCTTATGCAGCCACTGACGAGTCGTGGTCCGAGCAGCTTCTCGATCTGTACCGCCATACTGAGGACGGCTTTCCCGAAACCGACCACATGGTACCGTTTGTCATCGTGAGTGAGGCTACGGTGGATGTCTTCGCGTGCGGCACAGTGTTGAAAGAGGGATTTAGGTTTCACTGACTCGACGCCACAGGCAAACAGATCTCTCAGCTTTTCGATCGCCACCCGGTCGCTGCTCATTCTGCGTACGATCACGTTTTGAAGCGCTCCAAACATCTCGCACTCAGTCGAGATGAGTCATTGTACCAGTCCAAGAAACTGATCGTGAATCTgtatgaaaacaaacaacggagCTTGGCACTTACTGGCAATATGCACGAGCGTAACGCGCAACCACACTTACCGGAGGGAGCGTCGGTTATTTTGGGCCACTTGGGCGAGAATGTCGCGAATGTCACTCGCTCGCGAcggctctcgctcgcttcgagAGTGCTGCTCGGAGATAATGGACGTTCGCGATCCCGTTACACCAAGGCACGTTCTAGTCGCGGTCTCGTCAGGTGAAAGTGTTTGTGCGACCGCATAGGACTTTACCTGCGTTCAGTGAGTTAAAAGATCTTGTCACGCACGTCTTGGATTAATTTGGTCTGAGAGAGCATGCATGGAGGATGCTCAAGGTTGTACCACACTGGCAAATTACTACGCCGAGGTGGTAGTAGTGTTGGCCGACCGAGCAAggcggagagcgagagagaatcGCGTTTGATAATTGATAACGGGTCCGAGCACGGTTACAGTGGCGAACCATAATAACAGACACGATCAGCGTGTACTCTTATGCTTCTTTTGTTGTAGTAGTTTCTGTAATGATTTTCTGGAGACAATTGCCTGAAGATCCTGACTCTGGGAGTCTTGTTCCAAGGTAGATAACGTGCGGCCTGCCAGGAGTGGTTCCTCGGGGAGTGGGAAATAACTTAAAAGGTCTGTTCGCGCCAGCACTCAAGAGAAATATTCCCTGTATCTGAAGAACAGGCGAGCGAATTTTGTGGTCCCTAAGCAGGTGAAGAGATTCCTTCTCCAAGG is a window of Anopheles aquasalis chromosome 2, idAnoAquaMG_Q_19, whole genome shotgun sequence DNA encoding:
- the LOC126579380 gene encoding glycerate kinase; the encoded protein is MFGALQNVIVRRMSSDRVAIEKLRDLFACGVESVKPKSLFQHCAAREDIHRSLTHDDKRYHVVGFGKAVLSMAVQIEKLLGPRLVSGCISIPIGTSERFGAGDPDFHLSPNSVLEVIECARNNLPDEGAVLAATKIRSIAQAMTENDVLCVLISGGGSALLCLPRPPITLAEKLHIIRTLASEGATITKLNCVRIILSDVKGGQLARAASGAFRLYSYIISDIVGDPIALIASGPTITTSGECESNPRWNAREVLMKYNLWNRLPASVVGVFNEPGVTDRGTARPGPDGHPFLLGSNTVAIDCIEKRATAQGLRCVVLSKMIEGNVELVSGMYVALTEHISHLKTALISEQEFKGRVYALLQGLAYPDLQPEEFVAAVIRSKREPLLIVGAGEPTVQVKGSGKGGRNQELALRFSYGVRALSSGVPERVYFLSAGTDGIDGPTDAAGAIGGACVVRERELLQQKGVIDGMQYVERNDSYRFYESLADGKYFVKTGHTGTNVMDVHLLLFESNHTK